The following proteins are encoded in a genomic region of Toxotes jaculatrix isolate fToxJac2 chromosome 3, fToxJac2.pri, whole genome shotgun sequence:
- the LOC121178703 gene encoding ellis-van Creveld syndrome protein produces the protein MAGQELIAECGVDVMVTFAESLYIYTELLSVATVCGGLSGILAAALLYVFCLKPLLLTRQGYNARRLLEPDEGELDNNQSDCVSNSRKEAASGTTNEKEKKQPPVNSDVAAFASRAKVVYPINQKYRPLADGASNPSLHEHSKLPAMPNEESSYSMDGESLSQEQDNDDSSQFISSSLVPKSLQNQSFTRVSHYPHTLTQTGFEGRISLYCLALQDIQQHCSQLQEEKYLIFLQMVKMIFSCRFPKDKNDADFSKNILQMQEKELNELRKQLPSGQTASEKNDDAPCTLEEIERAQKDILERGLQMSKGFSKQVEDLCQHLLKKTNTLSPDEAQDVILSLIQTLLLVENHLVNTLEEDLKRIQQKLLWWEELTGLLQSQPALLKREVSLRQGLIATTLEQLTSDDILTFSHMEKIVSDIQATLTEGLQQCTEECTQKTKELVNDKCSKIESKRKKLQRSQTKEKTRALELRQTHGDLQQLAKMYQELLMKHRQQISDLELQQENRVAEALCDLWKKLRTSWSKKLGELAKDIFLASVPAQSKLSAERCEKLWLDLEHELTAQLQQAECTIKLQLEDMRAQLDKDGQVWSEEMALVQACLKHLSEQQMKILQAMVTRQSYTLSSQVGMLIEKKHEHLLVAVQRCFVVRHFCLHMLKEMRLSKLKVLSQTDFRAVLMEDASKSQSCASSVLKNSSASLAERHLGPESQLVAHSFQQEFLSELETGMELLQSHAQLVLGNALSHAIQQMMETPHTESQPSLKPDDSLKHHLIEAAPESVYMTKDSLSALVQSYYSHLQDVTKKLQQAKSNTNQEVNEKQESSSQLNRALQRELVNWGKKPTSAEFQQRVELHKRRVLELCDLEQEMIYDGLRRKKVAQDQSLEKIKKQLLEAEESFINELADLARVSLHSPEPEPSGEEDNSGDQSTTILDLLALNPALDPALNPSLTPTIVTPVAKSKAKKKM, from the exons ATGGCAGGCCAGGAGCTGATAGCGGAATGCGGCGTCGATGTAATGGTCACTTTCGCCGAGTCGTTGTACATTTACACAGAGCTGTTATCTGTGGCTACAGTCTGTGGAGGGCTGTCGGGAATATTAGCTGCTGCTCTTTTATATGTCTTCTGTCTTAAGCCGCTGCTGTTGACGAGACAA GGTTACAATGCAAGGAGGCTGCTTGAACCTGATGAGGGGGAGTTAGACAATAACCAGAGTGACTGTGTCAGCAACAGCAGAAAGGAGGCTGCAAGTGGAACCACTAATGAAAAA GAGAAGAAGCAGCCACCCGTGAACAGTGATGTGGCTGCATTTGCATCCAGAGCAAAGGTGGTTTATCCCATCAACCAAAAATACAGA CCTTTAGCAGACGGAGCATCCAACCCGTCACTACATGAGCACTCCAAGTTGCCAGCCATGCCTAATGAGGAGTCATCTTACTCCATGGACGGAGAGTCCCTGAGCCAGGAGCAGGACAACGATGACAGCAGTCAGTTTATCTCTTCTTCGCTGGTCCCCAAGAGCCTGCAGAACCAGAGCTTCACCAGGGTCTCTCACTaccctcacacactgacacaaacagg TTTTGAAGGTAGGATCAGCCTTTACTGTTTAGCCCTGCAGGATATACAACAGCACTGCTCTCAGCTTCAGGAAGAAAAATATCTG ATTTTTCTTCAAATGGTGAAAATGATATTCAGCTGCCGGTTTCCAAAAGATAAAAATGATGCTGACTTCTCCAAGAATATTCTTCAAATGCAGGAAAAG gAACTAAATGAGCTTAGGAAACAGCTGCCATCAGGCCAGACTGCCAGTGAGAAGAACGATGACGCTCCGTGTACTCTGGAAGAGATTGAGAGAGCTCAGAAAGATATCCTTGAACGTGGCCTTCAAATG TCCAAAGGCTTCAGCAAACAGGTGGAGGACTTGTGTCAGCATCTGCTAAAGAAGACCAACACTTTATCTCCAGATGAAGCCCAGGatgttattctgtctctcatCCAAACTCTTTTGTTAGTAGAGAACCACCTGGTGAACACACTAGAAGAAGACCTGAAA AGAATACAGCAGAAGCTGCTGTGGTGGGAGGAGCTGACAGGGCTTCTTCAGTCCCAGCCGGCCTTGCTAAAGCGGGAAGTGTCTCTAAGGCAGGGCTTGATAGCCACAACACTGGAGCAGCTGACGAGCGATGACATCTTGACCTTTAGCCACATGGAAAAGATAGTTTCAGACATTCAGGCCACTCTGACTGAAGGCCTTCAGCAGTGCACTGAGG AGTGCACACAGAAGACGAAGGAGCTGGTGAATGACAAGTGCAGCAAAATAGAGTCTAAGCGGAAGAAGCTTCAGAGGAGCCAGACCAAGGAAAAGACTCGAGCCCTGGAACTGAGACAGACTCACGGTGACCTACAGCAGCTTGCCAAG ATGTACCAGGAGCTGCTCATGAAACACAGGCAGCAGATTTCTGAtttggagctgcagcaggagaacagGGTGGCTGAAGCCCTTTGTGACCTTTGGAAG AAACTTCGTACCTCCTGGTCAAAGAAGCTTGGGGAGCTAGCCAAGGACATCTTTCTGGCCTCAGTCCCTGCCCAGTCAAAACTCTCTGCTGAGCGCTGTGAGAAGCTGTGGTTGGATCTGGAGCACGAGCTAactgcacagctgcagcaggcagagtGCACTATCAAGCTGCAACTGGAGGACATGAGGGCTCAGCTGGATAAAGATGGACAG GTGTGGAGTGAGGAGATGGCTCTGGTGCAGGCCTGTCTCAAACATCTGAGTGAACAACAGATGAAGATCCTCCAAGCCATGGTGACCAGACAGAGCTACACACTCAGCAG TCAAGTGGGTATGCTGATAGAGAAGAAACATGAGCACCTGCTGGTGGCGGTGCAGAGGTGCTTTGTGGTCAGACACTTCTGTCTGCACATGCTGAAGGAGATGAGGCTGTCCAAGCTGAAGGTGCTCTCTCAGACTGATTTTAGAGCTGTGCTAATGGAAGATGCCAGTAAAAGCCAGTCCTGTGCCAGTTCAGTTCTCAAG AATAGCAGTGCCAGCCTAGCAGAGAGGCATCTTGGTCCAGAGAGTCAGCTGGTGGCCCACAGCTTCCAGCAGGAGTTTCTTTCTGAACTGGAAACAGGAATGGAGCTGCTTCAGAGCCATGCACAACTGGTGCTTGGCAATGCCCTCAGTCACGCTATCCAACAGATGATGGAGACCCCGCACACGGAGTCACAGCCCTCCCTAAAACCTGATGACAGCTTGAAG cACCACCTGATAGAGGCTGCACCAGAGAGTGTATACATGACCAAAGACTCTCTTTCTGCTCTGGTCCAAAGCTATTATTCCCACCTACAGGATGTTACCAAAAAACTACAGCAGGctaaatcaaacacaaaccagg AGGTGAATGAGAAGCAGGAGAGCAGCAGTCAGCTGAACAGAGCCCTGCAGAGGGAGCTGGTGAACTGGGGCAAAAAACCTACCTCCGCTGAGTTTCAACAGAG ggtTGAACTTCACAAAAGGAGGGTGTTGGAGCTGTGTGATCTGGAACAGGAGATGATATATGATGGACTTAGGCGGAAGAAAGTAGCCCAAGATCAAAGCTTggaaaaaatcaaaaaacagcTACTG GAGGCAGAAGAAAGCTTCATCAATGAGCTGGCAGATTTGGCCCGGGTCTCTCTCCATAGTCCAGAACCAGAACCTAGTGGTGAAGAGGACAACTCCG GTGATCAGAGTACCACAATACTAGACCTGCTAGCCCTGAACCCAGCATTAGATCCAGCCTTGAATCCTTCACTGACTCCAACTATTGTAACTCCAGTGGCGAAATCAAAAGCTAAGAAGAAAATGTAG